The genomic DNA TCTTCCTCGTCATCATCTTCAGAGCCATCGCTGCCGTTCTCCTGTTACAGAACATCTTTATTCAGTCGCCGTATATAAAACTAGTAGCCTCGAGCACCAATGTCAAAAAGTGAATAAATAAAATTTGGCCAGAGCAAGATTAGGTTTCTCACTACACAACAGCATCAACATGAAATCAAATAAGCACAGCACATGTCGAGAGTGCAGCAAAACTAACAGGGTTGGTAACAATACTAACTACCGAATATAATAATAGGTTAAAATGCTCCTCTTGTAGACATAGTAAGTATGTAACCCATCACATAAGTATCCACATATACGTTCCAAATTCTGTCGGGAAGGTGCCACTGAATTATTTTGTTTTTGGGTACTAAACTGAACTATCAAGTAAAGTTTGCAGTTACTACAGATTATTAACTGAGCATCCCTTTGATAATGGTTCTAACAGATCCGAAGTAGATACCAGAAACTCTCAACCCACCTCACAATCTCACATAACCCCTTAAAAAAGATACTGCTTATCAACTATTGCCCAGAAAAAACAAAAACTAGATGTTGCTTTAGAATAGTTTAAGCTATAATCCGCATTCTAATTCACTATTTGGCAACTTATAAGGTATATAATGTGTACCTATATTTTACACAGGCATGCACGTAGAAAAAGGTCATGTCCTGTGCAAAATGTTCAGACAAAAAACCAATTTGGCTCCTATCCTACCAACTCCCAAGAACTTAGACCTAGTCATCCAGGATGTAGAATCACAGGAACTTATAGCTCTTATAAAGCAAGGAACTTTGATTATAGCTCTTATAAAGCAAGGAATTTTGATTATAGCTCTTATAAAGCAAGGAACTTGATTATTTGCTTCAGAAGATTTTGACAATTATTTATTAACTGTCTAGAATGCATAAATATGACTTTAAATATACTGTTCAAATGCATCTCTCCCAACAGTGAACGCATTTGCTAGCTGAAAATACCCAGAAGTTATAGTTTTTAAACCTGTATATTTCCTATGAGTTCCATATATTTATCTATATTTTATAGCGAGATACTCCCACCACCACCCTCCCAAAGAAAAACCTTTCAACTGGGAAACACGGAGAATCCATCTAAACCTGCCATATGCTCACCAGTATAACATATCAACTGAGATCTAAAAATTTCATATTCAACATTTTCACAGAGTAATAACAAAATTGCTGTtcactttcttttctttttgataTTTAATGGGAGGGGGGAGAGAGGATGCATAGTTACACGAAGTGCCTGTGTAAAAAACTTATTTAAAACAGAAAAAGCAGCGTCAAAGACATATTTAGGATTCGATATAGTAATATTTTTATAAGAGCATCTGTTATTGTATGTTACCTCTTCTTCACCTTCAAACTCTTCTTGATCAGCCTCCTGTTACAAGTAGTAGCAATTACTGAAATTATAAGCTTGTagttaaaaaaaaataaagagtGAAGCAACAAAGTTGAGGCATTTACTTGGTTGAAATAATTCAGAGGATTGGGCCACAAATCTTCCCTAATTAGCTCTGCAATCTGCAGCAAGAACGAATTTATCTCTATTCATGACTAGTACTTTAAAGTTTTGTTCTTCAGAAAAGATACAACTTCATCACATATGGTAAATCTCGAGTGCAGACTTTTACCTCATCAGGAACCTCATTCATATTATCTCTGTGTTCAGTTTCACTAAACCAGCTAAAGAAGCTGCatttacaaaaatacaaagaattaCAAACTTGAATATGAaaccaaatattttttaagtcattatataaaatttttaaatgcGAAAAATATTTGCTAAACTTGTACATAATAATTTTGAGGATGCGCAGTTTTTCTTATGAAAACCATCCTATGAATAGATACTTAAAGTCCAAACCAAGACGGTGCAAGTAGTGGCTGACACAAATATTTTCCTATCACAGTGAAACATAAATacataaaatttataaataagaAGGAATACAGAAGTAAATTAGAGCAATAGCACTTGGGTTAAAAACAATCGATTTATTCATATTCAAAAATAACTAACAAAAAGACTAATGTAATctgttttatatatatacaagCATGCAAGTAAAGAATCACCAATTGCTACAACAAAATAAAGAGTAAGTATTGTTGTTAAGATCTGCTCGTTTATAAAATCACTAGACATAAACAACATAAACAAATCTTAAACTTTGAATTAAGCAAATAATGATTTAACTAGTAGCAAAAGACCCAATATTAACCTTTCATCATCATGAGGACGTTTGTTCCCGTTCTTATCATGAGCAACTCCATTCGCAAGGCCCTAAAGAATTTGACAATATTCAATCTGCTGTTGATAAATATTGAATGAAATATCTAAGCAAGTGAAAGAAGACATACCATTCCCTCTTTCCACTCAATTGGTGTAGCAGTTATTTTTGTTGTTCCTTCGTCAAGGAAGGTCAATGTCTTCGTAAGCTTTGAGTTTTCAAAGTAGGGATTTGTATTGAAGATCTTAAAGAGCGGGGAGAAAAACCACATGAATTAATAATGTAAGTATAAAAAAACACATATAGAGTAGAAATAACGATTTTGGAGACTCACGAATGAAATAGAGTAACCAGATTTCACGTCTTTAGAATCTTCCACTTCAATGGAGCTCAAATATTTGAAGATCTAAAATTACAGAACAAACGGTAAGCTCACCTTACTAGATAAGCAACTCAGTTCAAGACAAAAAATTCAAACTAATGATGGGGAAGTGGTGTATAAGCTAACCTTTTCGTCTTCTTCATTCAGAAGTTCGCAGAGAGTAGGATGACTCTGAAACTGCATGATATAAAGGAGATAAATTGGACAAAAAAATTGTGTTACAAAGAATATCAAAACAACtacagttatatatatatattatatatttatatatattataacaTGTGCATATAATAGGAGTAGGAAGGTTTACGAACAGCGGTGAACCAGAAGTCAGGAATGCCTTTAATGACTTCATGTCGCTTATCATAGACAGGTTTACGGACTTCGTTGTACTTCTGTTCAACTTCCAAAACTTTATCACTTTGTTCGTCATTGATCTGAAGGGGAAACAGCAAAAATAGTATTAACATAAAAGTTCATATTCCAGATGCTGCAGATGTAGAGTCGAGTTAAGCAATTTGACATCTAAACTTCATGCACTGAGATAATAGTGAGGAAAACATTCTTATAGTGCTGAGACACATCTATTTTAAAGGTTGTGTCAATTAGGTGGGGCAATTGTACTCTTAGTAATACATATAACACTGAACATTATATTGCACATACAACTACAGTTTTATAGAGCCTGGCAAAGTTGATGATTCAAAATCACTTTGCCACAAAAGCAAATCACGACTCTGGCCTGCAAAAAAACTTAATCCTCATAGCTAGAAATGTCAATATATAGCTACCAACATCGTTAAAATTTCTTACATCAAATTTAAAACAAAGATACAACAAAAACATTTTATATATAACAAAGGGAAAGATTGATGCACGGTTTCACCAAGGCAGACTGGCATATCAAAGAAGTGTACTATGATATATCATGTATCATTAAGAACTTGTTGTGCACCACACCACAAACTTCCACTTTGTCACGGGCATTTGATATCAAAAAAGCATAATCACACGGCATACACACATCGCAATATCTTCAAGGATCATACAAGAATCTTACACATTCAACTATTCACACATGCATCATAACTGAAACGCAATAAAAAATCCAAACCAAGTCCACAAATCAAAGTAAATGAGAAAATCGAAACTTATTTAAACCTTAACTTCAATTATTTTACATATTACAAATTTGGAAACAAAACAAAGGCAAATTCGAGTACATACACTTATTGAGCTCATCACTAATCACAAGTTGAGAACACAGCATAGTATCCAATTATAAAGTCGGGACAGGAAAGTATTCACAAATTCACATTAATTAATACATCACACATCATTATATTCCCCACATAACATCAATTCAGTAATGTCTAGCCACTTGATAACTCAATCATCTAGCTACAAAATGAAATTATCAACTCTAACCTCCAAACAAATTATATCCATCAAATCAAAAAATTATATCCATCATATCACAATCAAAACACACCGTCTCAATTTACGATACGAAAACCCGAAAACAAAACAAAAGGGGGTAGTTCAAAAGTGGAAATAATTGGACCTTTTCGAGCTCATCTTGGATCTCTTGCAACTTCTCAATAGAAAGAACAAGCTCAGCATCAATTTGGTCAGAAACATCATCTTCGCCCACCTTCACTTTCTTGCCCTTATCTGCCACCATCTCTAGTATTCAATTAATCGAGCTTTGAGagagatagatagatagatacaAGGAGAGTTGTGTGTATAGATGTAAAAGTTTAGGGTTTTAAGAGAGAGGGTAATAAAAACAAAGGTGTTAGGGTTTTGGGGAGACTTAAAAAACAAAACTCGATCCACTATCTGCCTTAGATTTTTTAGCCCAACTTAACTTCCCCTTTTTTTAATTttgtcagaattttttttttttaaaaaatgcaTAACTAATTATTGGTCCATTATTAAATTTTGTTTATAACAAAATATGAATTTACTGTATCCTTTCAAATGTTAATTTTGTCTTTTCAATTCACAAGGTTACAtacataattatataattaattaaaaattttattaaaaCTATCATTAAAATACAAACTACTGAATTAGAGGCAATTTGTTGCATACACAGATTATTTGTACTTTTTTTTGTATGCATACACTTTTATAACAGTAAGcagatttttttaatattagtgtattattttttctttttatgATAAATATTTGCCATACTAGATAGTAGTAAGGGTTATATGATGTATGATATTTAAAAGTTTAAAACAATTTATATTTTACACTGAATAATTTTAATATAGGTTCAATTGGACTCTACTAAATAGCCATACTAGACATAAGCAGAGTTAGCCCAAACAGTTAATAGGCCCAAATTAGTTAAACTGGACAAGCCTGACAGAGTGACATCATAAAATTTAGAAACAGATTTGAGATAGAATATCAAAGATGGTAGATTAAACAAAGCTATTTAGCAGATTTAAGGATTTGtctatatttatttattttttcttgaGATTTTAAAGTAAGATGGATTATTGACAATTATTTTAAAAGTGCTAAAAGTTTTGCTTGGGTATCACAAATGTAAGATTTTCTAAAAAGTAATAGGATAATTGTAGGGCCTTCCGTATGAATTTCGGATGCATACCTAACTACTCCCTACGTCtcaatttatctgtcttgtttgaTTTTTGATAGTCAAATTAACTGAATTTTGACCGTAAATAAAAACTTaatttttcattattttgaaaaattaaaatatacatatataaatatattaaacatattttctaatgatataaattttataactatttttgatattatattatataaaattttcGGTCAAAGTTGGGTTAATTTAACCGtaaaaaattaaacaaaacagataaattgggacggagggagtaatccACGTAGAATTGTAGGCTTTTAAGCAAGGCAAGACTGGCCTTCTAAAAGCAGATTGCATGTTCCTAAAACTCATCACCCATTAAAGTTGAAGGATCATGTTAAAATTATTTAAGTGTTGTTACTTGTGAAGACAAGAGGGGTCTTGTTCTTGTTTTCCGCCTTTTTAAAAAGAGTTTAGATGTTGAAAAATATGGATTTcaatattatattaaaaaagtCATTTTGAACAGCATTTTAAATAGGCGCATATCGAGTAATACATATATGCCTTCTTTCGTAATAATTTTTTTAACAGGCGCATACAAGTAATGCATAAATATATGAATAATGTATTTTGAACATTTTAGTATCCTTCTCCTTTGTTTATTTGCTCTGGTTTACATATTCCCTATCAATTTTGTCATTTA from Apium graveolens cultivar Ventura chromosome 5, ASM990537v1, whole genome shotgun sequence includes the following:
- the LOC141723621 gene encoding NAP1-related protein 2-like yields the protein MVADKGKKVKVGEDDVSDQIDAELVLSIEKLQEIQDELEKINDEQSDKVLEVEQKYNEVRKPVYDKRHEVIKGIPDFWFTAFQSHPTLCELLNEEDEKIFKYLSSIEVEDSKDVKSGYSISFIFNTNPYFENSKLTKTLTFLDEGTTKITATPIEWKEGMGLANGVAHDKNGNKRPHDDESFFSWFSETEHRDNMNEVPDEIAELIREDLWPNPLNYFNQEADQEEFEGEEEENGSDGSEDDDEEDGDDEEGEEDEDN